ACCGCAGGCGGGCGGTTGTTGTCGATCATCACGCGGTCGACGTAGTCGTGTCCGGGCAGATAGAGTTGGTCGGCAGGAATGGTCATGCAACGGTGTTGCAGAAGGCTGTCGGCGTCTTTGCCAAGTAACTGCACAATATCAGTCATTACAATGCTCCCGTAAGCTTGCGCTTCGCGAATTGGATTGTCCTTACCCACCTTGCCTGGCGATGGGCAAACTAAGCCTGGTACTCTGGCGTCAGAATGTCCACCGCCGGGCATTTTTTCAGCTTATTCTGCTGGCACGTTTCGGTTTCTGATTTACCACCACTGATGGAAGTGGTGAACCGGGCCGATACCCTCTCCCACTTCAAGCGTATCGGCCTGTGCCAGCGCAGCGGTAAGCCACTTTTTCGCCTCTGCAACCGTTTCAGCCCAGCCCGGGTGGCGCGGTCGCAGGGCCGCCAGCGCCGCCGAGAGCGTGCAGCCTGTACCGTGGGTGTTTTTTGTTGCAATGCGCACGGTGGTAAAGCGCTGTGCGCCATCGCGAGTAAAGAGCCAGTCGGGGCTTTCGGCGTCGTCCAGATGACCACCCTTCATCAATACCGCCTCACAACCGAGCGCTAACAGAGCTTCGCCCTGCTCATGCATCTCGCGCTCGCTGCGCGCATGGGGCGCATCTAACAGCGCCGCCGCTTCCGGCAGATTGGGCGTGATAAGGGAAACCTGCGGCAGTAAATGCTGGCGCAGGGAGGCGACCGCCGCAGGCGATAACAGTGGATCGCCGCTTTTCGCCAGCATTACCGTATCCAGCACCACATTGCGCACCTGGTAATGGCGCAGACGCTCTGCCACCGCTTCGACAATGTCGGTTTCCGCCAGCATGCCGATTTTAGTGGTGTCGATGCGCACATCGCTCAGCACCGAGTCCATCTGGGCAGCAACGAAATCAGGCTCGATTCGGTATACCGACTGCACGCCGCGGGTGTTTTGCGCCACCAGCGCGGTGATCACCGAACAGCCATAAGCCCCCAGCGCCGAAAAGGTTTTCAAATCCGCCTGGATCCCCGCGCCACCGCTCGGGTCGGTGCCGGCAATGGTTAAGGCATTAATCCGTTTCATTACTCCCCCTTCCCGTTTGCCGCCAGCGCATCAAGAAAAGCGGGGACGAAACTGCCAGGGCCAGCGCTCTGTTTCACCGCGCGGCTGCCCGCCTGCTTCATTATCCGGCAGGCTGACGCAATATTGAGCCGTCGCTCGCCGGGCAAGGCGCAACAGGCAGCCACCACCGCCGAGAGCGCGCAGCCGGTGCCGACCACTCGCGTCATCAGCGGATCGCCGCCGCTGATGCTGAGGGTTTGTACACCATCGGTGATGTAATCAATCTCCCCAGTGACTGCGACCACCGCGCCGGTCTGTTGAGCCAGCTGCTGCGCCGCGGGCAGCGCCGCCAGCGCGCTATCGGTGGTGTCGACGCCGCGCCCGCCGCCTGGCATACCGGCCAGGGCGAGGATTTCAGAAGCGTTGCCGCGGATGGCGGCCGGTCGAAGAGAGAGGAGTTGTTGGCAGAAACCGGAGCGAAAGGCGAGTGCGCCAACGGCAACCGGGTCGAGCGTCCAGGGGGTTTGCGCGCGGTTAGCGCTCTCAATTGCGGCGTGCATTGCTTCAGCGCGTTCGCGCGTCAGCGTGCCGACATTAATAAGTAAGGCATCAGCAATGGCGCTGAACTGCTGCGCCTCTTCACGATCGATTACCATCGCCGGTGAGGCGCCGAGCGAGAGCAGGACGTTGGCGGTAAAGGTTTGCACGACGTCATTCGTCATACAGTGAACAAGGGGAGAGAGTGTACGGAGTTGCTGTAACGCGTGTGCAGAGTGCACAGGATCAAGCAGGTCAGGTTGCATCTATTTTGCTCCTGCCCGGCGTGAAGAAGGGATGCCGGGCAGGCATCTGACTTCCCTACGCTGGCATTATCCAGATCAGGTGGTACGGGTATTTCTCAGCCTTCACGCAGAAGGGCACCCCGAGTCAAATCAATTACAAAACAATCATTTGCACAAAAACAAGTTGTAAGTTTTTAGTGTAGCCGGGTGTATGGATGAGGCGCAAGAATTTTCGATTTATCACAATGTTTATCACAGCAGTTATCACACCTCGAATAGCTTAATCACGTAATAAATACTTGCATCATCTACCCGCTGTAAGGCCAGCTTAACCCCTATCTGCCGATTGGTGAAAATTAGAGGTTTTGTAATGTGGCGTTTTCAATAAGAGAGCGTTAGCATCATCCAAAGAATCAAAGCAATGGTAATGATGAATGCAAGAGTTATTCAAAGATGTAACCGTATCAATGGTTGTTTCATGGTGGGGAGCCATAGTTTCTACAGGGCTAGCAGTCATTAAAGTAATGGAAACGTGGCGTGATCGGACAAGAATAGATCTAGGATGGAGTTTTACAACAAGTGCAAATGTTGGTCACGAGATCCGAATACGTAACCTCTCGCCAAGACCAGTAGTGTTAATTCATTGGGAGATTTATTATGCCTCTCGTTTTTGCCGTATGTTAGACAGAAAACCTATTGAAACAAGAGAATTTGATGCACCAGATTCAACACTACCGCCCTTTACAACTCATACACTAACCTTCATTGATGAAAATTATTTCCACATTAATTACAAAAAGATGAAGTCAAAAGCTATCTATATAAATATTCATTTTGCAGGTAGGGATGTTATCCGTCGAAAAATCCCCTCATAACTTACGAGATAATGAAGGAATGAAGTCCCACTTTTTCAGTGGGGTTTAATTTAAATCCAATTATGACGGCGGCGATTAGCATATAGAGAGTTTTCAGTGTCTGTAACAAAATTACAGTATTTAGGACAATAGACCTTATTGGAAGGGTTAATAATATCCTTATCAATTTGGTAACGAAAATTAGTGAGCCATTCAGAATAACCTTCTAGCTTCTTGATATCCGCATAAAAGTTTTCGTATGAATGCCACCTTTCGCAGACTGTACAGCCACGATAAGTGGGAAAGCGTTCTAGATGTTTTTCATCGTAGCATCTTCTAAGCATTTCCTTCCAAGTGCGATACTCCCTAACCATTTGTCCATCTATTTGAGAAGATAAATTATCACCTTTAATACCTACTCCATAAACTGTAGGCTTCATAGGATCTTTAACAGCACAAATTTTAATAACGCTAGATTGTACTTTTTTGACATATCCAGTAGCTAAAAATTCAATAGTTATATTACGAGCATTGATAACATCAATGATTTTATATTTCCCGTAATTTTTACTATCGTAAATATCACCAACTTTAAAACCTACTAATTTTTAAACCTCGCCATCTTTTACTTTACCCTTAATGAGATTATTAAACCTGACTGATTTACTATTACCGTCATCTAAGAACTCGATAACTACATCATGATAGGAATTGATTTGAGTAATCTTGAGTCTACTGACCTGCCCCCCAAGATTAGATACAACCTTCAGTTAGTAATGTCGGTTGGTTTTTCTTCATATTTCCTGTTTCGCCAGTCCGTTGCGAATTCAGCTGGTGTCTGGTGATCCAGCGATGAATGGGGACGGCACTCGTTATAATCCTGCCGCCAGTCATTAATCGTTTTCCGGGCATGAAGAATATCGCTGAACCAGTGTTTATTCAGACACTCATCGCGAAAGCGTCCGTTAAAACTTTCAATAAATCCGTTCTGCGTTGGCTTACCCGGCTGGATAAGCCGTAGTTCCACGCCATGCTCAAAGGCCCATTGATCGAGCGCGCGGCAGGTAAATTCCAGGCCCTGATCGGTTCTTATTGTTGTCGGATAGCCCCGAAATAGCGCGATGGTGTCCAGAATGCGCGTGATCTGAACGCCGGCAATACCGAAAGCTGCGATGATCATCAGACACTCCTTCGTGACATCATCCACACAGGTCAGGCACTTGATCCTGCGACCGTTGGTCAGTGCGTCCATAACGAAATCCATCGACCATGTAAGGTTCGGCGCATCCGGGCGCAGAAGCGGAAACCGTTCGGTCGCCAGCCCTTTACGGCGTCGTCTGCGTTTTACACTCAGTCCATTAAGGTGGTAAATACGGTATACCCGCTTGTGATTGACGTGAAGGCCCTCCCTGCGCAGCAACTGCCAGATGCGCCGGTAACCAAAACGTCTGCGTTCAAGCGCCAGTTCAGTAATACGCCCTGATAAATGTGCATCAGCAGCCGGACGCTGAGCATCATAACGGCAGGTCGACAGGGGCAAACCTGTAAGCCTGCAGGCACGACGTTGCGACAGACCGGTCGCATCACACATCAACACCATGGCTTCCCGCTTCTGGTCTGTCGTCAGTACTTTCGCCCCAGAGTCACCTGAAGCGCCTCCTTATCCAGCATGGCTTCGGCAAGCAGCTTCCTGAGCCTGGCGTTCTCTTCCTCAAGCGACTTCAGGCGCTTAACCTCGGGCACCTCCATACTGCCATACTTCTTACGCCAAGCGTAAAAGGTGGCGTCGGAAATGGCGTGCTTGCGGCAGAGCTCACGGGCAGAAACCCCGGCTTCAGCCTCGCGGAGGATACTGATGATCTGTTCGTCGGAAAAACGCTTCTTCATGGGGATGTCCTTATGTGGCTTATGAAGACATTACTAACATCGTGGTGTGTTAATCAACGGGGAGCAGGTCAGAAGCGAGAACAAAGGGGACGTGTGGGGGGAAGTAAAAAAGGAGCAGGTGAATAACCTGAACTTATACCAGTAATGTCTTGAACACGCTTAAGCGCCTTAGAAGAAAAAAGCTTGTTGGTCTTTTAAGGAAAAAATTACAGATTGAAACGAGTTCGTACTAATTTTTCCCTATACAATATTGATTGCTGTTATGGCTTTTTGTTTATAAACTCTTCTGATTTTAACCACTGACAAACTAATTGAGTCATCGCAGTTAATGATAATGACATAAACGACAAAGCTAAAAATGGAATCGCAGTTGGTACTATTAGCCATTTTTTGCTATCAGAAAACCCTAAGGAGAATTGAGAAAGACATGTCAACAGACAGAACGCGATAGAAAGCACAAGTAAATAAGTAATATTTAACAGTGGTCGGTAAAGATCAGATTTTTTTATATCTACACTATCATCTAATTTTTTTCCTTTCCTAAAGGTAGCAATATAATCCTCTGAGTCAAACATCTTTTCTTTGAGATTGATAACTACAAAAGTTAATAATGATAATAAGAAAGACGATATCCCGAGAAAAGAAGAGAACACATAACCTCGCATAAAGGTCTTATAATTTGATATAAGGAGATCTAAAGAACCACTTATCTTAACTCCAGCATATACGAATGCAACATAAGCTACCAAGCCTATTATACTGCCTATAGCAATATTTCTCGTAAACATTCTGGCCTCCTGCTTATTTTAAAAGCTTGTGGTTGACTATAATGTCTTTACTATCTAAGTATACAGTGTTGGAAAGAAAAGAGCTAACAGTCATCCCGTTAATATTATTGGAGAATTGATCATAGTCGAATATCCCAACGTTATTGGCTTTATCTACAAGTCCAATAACCTCTCCTGCTGATGCCACGTTATCACGTCCTTTAACACTAACAGATTTAGCCCTAGCTTGTAATACCCCATTAATATAGTTTACCAAGTCATCTCTATCAGTGGCTTTACCGATATCCAATCCACTCGTATTCATTTTAATTTGCACGCTTTTGGTATGATTCTTATATGCACCACTGATGTAACTTTGTTGTGCAGTTAAAGTTGTGAATGTTACATTTATTTCATCGATAAATTTGTATTTCTTTAATTTGTCAACTATCGAAGAATCATCGACCAGTCTATTAATCTTAACTTTCTCGTTTCTTTTTTTCGTCCTATACAACTTTCTAATTGCGTTGAAATATCCCTGCCTTAATTTCGCATCAAAAGTGCTAAGTGTCATTGATCCTTCATTATGAAGATAGACACCTTTCAAATTCTTTTTCTTAATAATGAGCATGTTTATTTCACCAATAAAATCAGCGTTAGCATTGCTATTCACCGATACCGTAAAATTATTATTGGCGTGATTTAATAAAAAATGTGATCTAGCGACTTTTTCGCTAAGCACTAATATAGAGAAACAATCATTATCTTCGAAAAATCTAAATTTAACATTAATGTCACTATTAGAGTAATCCATATCGGTAGAATTATTTTTGACACAATCAGCTAAAAAACTACCAAATGCTAGCCGCCCATGTGTGTATTCAATCTCAACGGGAATGCAATAAACATTCATAATCATATCCATGTTTTATTGGTCTAATTACCTCATTATAAAGCGAAAATTATAGGTCGACAACTTAAAGGTTAGAACCCTTAAGCTACCATGTATCATGGACAACATAGTTTACTACACCTCTATAAGCCCTTGTAAAAAATCATTTAAATCAAGTAATTAAAAAATAAAGTAACAAGAAAACATATCTAAAATCTCAGTCTGGCTAACTTTTGCATTGTCACATCTTATCTAAAGCCATCTTTAACGAATCACTTCAAAATTATTAGTTTGCTAATAATTTATTGTGCATTCTTTCATTGCTATGTTACATGAAAGTACTATCCAGGCTATGACAAATTATTTAAACCCTCTTTTAGTTTTTGTTGCTTCATTTCCATTCAAGCCCATCAATGATGTAAAGTAAAGATGCAAGCGGTACAGTGTGAATATAACGTTTCGTCACTCCAAGATTAGATTTAACATGGCCTACTACACTTTGAAGATGAGTAATATCTTTCATCCAGCCAGAAGCATAAGTAATAATCGTATGACGCAAACTATGTATAGCTCTACGTGATCCATCTTTATCTAAAGCGGAGATACCTAACCCATCACGAATTTCAATAAATTGCTGAGCAAGCTGATTAAGGCTAGTACTTGCTATATCAGGGAATAAATGACCTGATTTCCCTTTAACGAAATCAAGGAATCCAAAATCAATAAGATCACTATGTAGCGCTACTTCTCGTGTAGCGTTCTCTGTTTTACCGTTACCATCTTCCGCTATATATAAGTAATGACGTTGAGTATCAGCATCAAGCTTAATTTGAGAAGCTTTTAGTTTAGCAATTTCACCACGGCGAGCACCAGTATAAATAAGCAAAAGCATGATCCATTTCATAGAATCTTTGGTTTACAATGCATAATTAATATATTGCTTAATCTCAGCTTTGTTATATACGCATTAACGTGAATTTTCTTTTTTAAGCTTCACTCCTTCCATTGGTGAGCGATCTAATAACTTTAGCTCTTAAACAAAGTAAATGCTGAAGAATTGGTTGAAGATTTTAATGTGAGAGTTATAGAAAGAAGCTCCTATTCGGAATATCATCTTGCTCTAAGCGTTCTTTAACGCTCATCTTGTTGTACGGTGGCTTACGTGCATCAGGAAGAGATTCAATAGACTCCATAATACGATCTATTGTCTTACGAGTAATTTCGTAAACATTGAAATCATCCCCTAACGTGGCTAATAGACTTTCAAAAGAGCGCTCATTCTTCTTAGCATGCCCAACGTTCCAGATCTCCCCCTTCTTGATTTTGTATTGCTTAAAGTCATTCTATGCTTGAGCAAGGGTGAGCGTAGGTGTT
This Kosakonia cowanii JCM 10956 = DSM 18146 DNA region includes the following protein-coding sequences:
- the thiM gene encoding hydroxyethylthiazole kinase; its protein translation is MQPDLLDPVHSAHALQQLRTLSPLVHCMTNDVVQTFTANVLLSLGASPAMVIDREEAQQFSAIADALLINVGTLTRERAEAMHAAIESANRAQTPWTLDPVAVGALAFRSGFCQQLLSLRPAAIRGNASEILALAGMPGGGRGVDTTDSALAALPAAQQLAQQTGAVVAVTGEIDYITDGVQTLSISGGDPLMTRVVGTGCALSAVVAACCALPGERRLNIASACRIMKQAGSRAVKQSAGPGSFVPAFLDALAANGKGE
- a CDS encoding IS3 family transposase (programmed frameshift); this translates as MKKRFSDEQIISILREAEAGVSARELCRKHAISDATFYAWRKKYGSMEVPEVKRLKSLEEENARLRKLLAEAMLDKEALQVTLGRKLLTTDQKREAMVLMCDATGLSQRRACRLTGLPLSTCRYDAQRPAADAHLSGRITELALERRRFGYRRIWQLLRREGLHVNHKRVYRIYHLNGLSVKRRRRRKGLATERFPLLRPDAPNLTWSMDFVMDALTNGRRIKCLTCVDDVTKECLMIIAAFGIAGVQITRILDTIALFRGYPTTIRTDQGLEFTCRALDQWAFEHGVELRLIQPGKPTQNGFIESFNGRFRDECLNKHWFSDILHARKTINDWRQDYNECRPHSSLDHQTPAEFATDWRNRKYEEKPTDITN
- the thiD gene encoding bifunctional hydroxymethylpyrimidine kinase/phosphomethylpyrimidine kinase, with product MKRINALTIAGTDPSGGAGIQADLKTFSALGAYGCSVITALVAQNTRGVQSVYRIEPDFVAAQMDSVLSDVRIDTTKIGMLAETDIVEAVAERLRHYQVRNVVLDTVMLAKSGDPLLSPAAVASLRQHLLPQVSLITPNLPEAAALLDAPHARSEREMHEQGEALLALGCEAVLMKGGHLDDAESPDWLFTRDGAQRFTTVRIATKNTHGTGCTLSAALAALRPRHPGWAETVAEAKKWLTAALAQADTLEVGEGIGPVHHFHQWW
- a CDS encoding tyrosine-type recombinase/integrase; this translates as MKWIMLLLIYTGARRGEIAKLKASQIKLDADTQRHYLYIAEDGNGKTENATREVALHSDLIDFGFLDFVKGKSGHLFPDIASTSLNQLAQQFIEIRDGLGISALDKDGSRRAIHSLRHTIITYASGWMKDITHLQSVVGHVKSNLGVTKRYIHTVPLASLLYIIDGLEWK